In Anopheles gambiae chromosome 2, idAnoGambNW_F1_1, whole genome shotgun sequence, a single window of DNA contains:
- the LOC1272964 gene encoding cuticle protein 19.8 codes for MASKISLIAVGLLLVNVGVNAQQYGQQLGRRSSQDRLNQLRSYDDGARQSRNYNDLYNEQRYVSRTQDQEQQQQQQHQDRRESSDYDRDDYSYGYAVRDELSGDIKSQQEVRNGDRVRGQYRTLESDGTERIVDYTADDVRGFNAVVRHQPSVGTRAQLVHTLQPAVLLRQPTVGHLVSGQHRPALLTTPQQTSTVLLRN; via the exons ATGGCTTCAAAG ATCTCTCTCATCGCCGTTGGGCTACTGCTGGTGAACGTGGGCGTTAATGCGCAACAGTACGGCCAGCAGCTGGGACGCCGCAGCTCGCAGGATCGATTGAACCAGCTCCGCTCGTATGACGACGGTGCCCGCCAGTCCCGCAACTACAACGATCTGTACAACGAGCAGCGCTACGTCAGCCGCACCCAGGatcaggagcagcagcagcaacagcagcatcaggaTCGTCGCGAGTCGTCCGACTACGATCGGGATGACTACAGCTACGGGTACGCCGTGCGGGATGAGCTTTCGGGCGACATCAAGAGCCAGCAGGAGGTGCGCAACGGCGATCGTGTCCGGGGCCAGTACCGCACGCTCGAGTCGGACGGCACGGAACGCATCGTCGACTACACGGCCGACGATGTGCGCGGTTTCAATGCGGTCGTGCGCCATCAGCCGTCGGTCGGTACGCGGGCCCAGCTCGTCCACACGCTGCAGCCGGCCGTCCTGCTGCGACAGCCGACCGTTGGCCATCTCGTGTCGGGTCAGCATCGTCCGGCGCTGCTCACCACGCCCCAGCAAACGTCCACCGTGCTGCTGCGCAACTAA
- the LOC1272963 gene encoding uncharacterized protein LOC1272963, whose product MLPKLQRMASFVFLQHHIFSLGLVVAGSYVTLRGPALRENIVLSEYPISVVLEYFIFCQLVEKLQDMVSNMGGGQTG is encoded by the coding sequence ATGCTACCGAAGTTGCAGCGGATGGCCAGCTTCGTGTTTCTGCAGCATCACATCTTCTCGCTCGGGCTGGTGGTGGCCGGCTCCTACGTGACGCTGCGCGGTCCGGCACTGCGCGAAAACATTGTGCTCAGCGAGTATCCCATCTCGGTCGTGCTCGAGTACTTTATTTTCTGCCAGCTGGTCGAGAAGCTGCAGGATATGGTAAGTAAcatggggggggggcaaaCGGGATGA